CATACGGCCATGTCTGCCCCTCCTCAGGTACGCCCTCCATTGTGGGGCAGCGCTCTGACACCCCCCGCCGGGCTGTGGAGAACCCGGCCCTCAGCCCTCGCTGCGGGGCCGGGTCAGCCACAGCCCGACCGCCGAGCCGAGCAGCACCGTCCCGGTGCAGACGCTCCCGGCGATCTGGAGCCCGCCGGACCAGCCGGCGAAGGTGCTGATGAAGACGTTGGCCAGGACGCTCGCGGCGAGCAGGAGCCAGAGAAGGGCGCGCATGGGATGCCTCCGTGGAGTGGGGTGGAGTGGGGTGGAGTGGGGTGGAGTGGGGCGATGGGGTGCGTTCCCGGTCGTTCCCGGGTCGCCCCAGGTCGTTCCCGGTCGCCCCGGGTCGTTCCCGAGTCGCTCCCGGGTCGTTCTCGGGTCGCTCCCGAGCACCCTTCGATCCTCGTTCCCGCCGGGCCCGCGCACAGCGGAGCCCGCCCCCGGAGCGAAGGTGTAGCCCGCTCCACCGACTCCCCCGCGACCGCCGCCTACGCTTGCTCCATGCGCGAGGCGATCAAGGAAGCGACCCGGGTGTGGCTCCACCTCACGATCGGGGCCGCGATCTCCCTCCTCTGCTACCTGATGGTGGGCGTCGCCCTCTTCACCGCCCTCCTCACCCTCACGGTGATCGGCGCCGGCGTGCTCCCCGAGAGCGTGCTGCTGCTGCGCCGCCTCGCCTGCTGGGAGCGGCGCCGTACGGCCGCGTGGACCGGGACGCCCGTCCCCGAGGCGTACCTGCCGCTCGAAGGCCCCCTTCCCGCGCGCGTACGGACCGCGGTCACCGACCCGGGCACCCGGCACGACCTGCTCTGGGCCGCCGCGCAGCTGCTGTACGGCCTGGTCCTCTGGTACCTCTCGCTGGTCCTCGCGGGGCCCGCGCTCCTGGTCGACGGCGTCTGGACCGGGCTCGCGGGGCGGCGCCCGGTGCTGCTGCCGCTGATCGGCCGGCTCGCCGGACTGGCCGCCGACTGGTCGCGCGCGCTGCTCACGCCGGCCCCCTCGGCGGCCCGGGACGCCGCCCTCGCCGCCCGCATCGAGCAGCTCACGGCCACCCGGGCGGGCGCGATCGCCGCGCACGGCGCCGAGCTGCGCCGGATCGAGCGCGACCTCCACGACGGCGCGCAGGCCCGTCTGGTGGCGCTGTCCATGCGGATCGGGCTCGCGAGGCGTGCGTACGACTCCGATCCCGTGACCGCGCGGAAACTCCTCGACGACGCCCAGACGCAGGCCGAGGAGGCGCTGGCCGAGCTGCGGCACGTGGTCCGCGGCATCCACCCGCCGATCCTCACCGACCGCGGCCTGACCGGAGCCGTACGGGCCCTCGCCGCGAGCAGCGGCCTGGAGACGGCGGTCTCCGTGGCCGGCCTCGGCGACCACGCGCAGGACGGGCCCCGTGCCCCGGCCGCCGTCGAGGCCGCCGCGTACTTCGTGGTCGCCGAGGCCCTCACCAACGCCGCCAAGCACAGCGGCGCCGACCGCGCCTCCGTCTCCCTGACCCGTGAACCGGCCGCCCTACGCGTGCGCGTGCGGGACGAGGGCCGCGGCGGCGCCGAGGCCGGCGAGAGCGGCGGCTCCGGCCTGACGGGCATGCGGCGCCGGGTCGCCGCGCTCGACGGCACCGTACGACTGACCAGCCCCGAGGGGGGCCCGACCGTGATCGAAGTGGAGCTTCCGTGCGTGTGGTGATCGCCGAGGACAACGCCCTCCTCAGGGAGGGCCTGGTGCTGCTGCTGACCTCGTCGGGGCACGAGGTCGCCGGGGTCGCGGCCACCGGCCCCGAGATCCTGCCGCTGCTCCTCGAGCACCGGCCGGACGTGGCCGTCCTCGACGTGCGGCTGCCGCCCGGCTTCCGCGACGAGGGGCTGCGGGCGGCGCTCGCGGCCCGCGAGCAGCTGCCGGACCTTCCGGTGCTCGTGCTCTCGCAGTACGTGGAGGAGACGTACGCGGCCGAGCTCCTGGGCGGCGGCGCGCGGGGCGTCGGCTACCTCCTGAAGGACCGGGTGGGCCGGGTGGACGAGTTCCTCGACGCCCTGGAACGGGTCGCCTCCGGCGGTACGGCCCTGGACCCGGAGGTCGTCACCGAACTGATGGCCCGCCGCCGCGACGACCCGCTGGACTCCCTCACGCCCCGCGAGCGCGAGGCCCTCGCGCTGATGGCCCAGGGCCACGACAACGGCACGATCGCCCGCTCGATGGTGATCACCGAGCGGGCCGTGCACAAGCACATCGGGAACGTCTTCCTGAAGCTCGGCCTGCCGCCGACCGACAGCGGCGGCCACCGCCGGGTCCTCGCGGTCCTCGCCTACCTCAACGCCTGAAACCCTTCCGGGCGACCGGCAGGAACACCCCCGCCACCACCGTGACGAGCACGACGCCCACGATCGTGACGGCCTGCGCGGGCGGCAGGTACGGCAGGCCGCCGGTGAGCGCCCAGGCGAACGCGGTCAGCGGCAGCGCGCCCACCACGAGCCCGACGAGGAGACCCGTCGCCGTCAGGAACCCGGCCTCCAGGCCGAGCATCCGGCGCAGCTGGCCCACCGACGCCCCGACCTGGCGCAGGAGTTCCAGCTCGCCGCGCCGACCGGCGCCGATCAGGGCGAGCGTGCTCAGGACGGACAGGAGGGTGAGTCCGCCGA
The DNA window shown above is from Streptomyces vietnamensis and carries:
- a CDS encoding sensor histidine kinase encodes the protein MREAIKEATRVWLHLTIGAAISLLCYLMVGVALFTALLTLTVIGAGVLPESVLLLRRLACWERRRTAAWTGTPVPEAYLPLEGPLPARVRTAVTDPGTRHDLLWAAAQLLYGLVLWYLSLVLAGPALLVDGVWTGLAGRRPVLLPLIGRLAGLAADWSRALLTPAPSAARDAALAARIEQLTATRAGAIAAHGAELRRIERDLHDGAQARLVALSMRIGLARRAYDSDPVTARKLLDDAQTQAEEALAELRHVVRGIHPPILTDRGLTGAVRALAASSGLETAVSVAGLGDHAQDGPRAPAAVEAAAYFVVAEALTNAAKHSGADRASVSLTREPAALRVRVRDEGRGGAEAGESGGSGLTGMRRRVAALDGTVRLTSPEGGPTVIEVELPCVW
- a CDS encoding response regulator; translated protein: MRVVIAEDNALLREGLVLLLTSSGHEVAGVAATGPEILPLLLEHRPDVAVLDVRLPPGFRDEGLRAALAAREQLPDLPVLVLSQYVEETYAAELLGGGARGVGYLLKDRVGRVDEFLDALERVASGGTALDPEVVTELMARRRDDPLDSLTPREREALALMAQGHDNGTIARSMVITERAVHKHIGNVFLKLGLPPTDSGGHRRVLAVLAYLNA